One genomic segment of Bacteroides caccae includes these proteins:
- a CDS encoding Na+/H+ antiporter NhaC family protein: protein MKKAPSPLVSLIPIIVLVLLLFATIHTFGSDALSGGSQVSLLTTTAVCILIGMAFYKIPWKDYELAITNNVAGVTTAIIILLIIGALSGIWMISGVVPTLIYYGMQIIHPSFFLASTCIICVLISVMTGSSWTTIATIGIALMGIGKAQGFEEGWIAGAIISGAYFGDKVSPLSETTILAASVTDTPLFRHIRYMMITTIPSLVITLIIFTVAGFSHDANNTQHITEVAAALNEKFHITPWLLIVPVATGILIARKVPSIITLFLSTLLAGIFALIFQPDLLQEISGMAASGFDSLFKGLMMTFYGSTSLHTDNAVLTDLIATRGMSGMMNTIWLILCAMCFGGAMTASGMLGSITSIFVRFMKKTVSVVGATVCSGLFLNLATADQYISIILTGNMFRDIYAKKGYESCLLSRTTEDSVTVTSVLIPWNTCGMTQATILSVPTLVYLPYCFFNIISPLMSIAVAAIGYKIARRS from the coding sequence ATGAAAAAAGCTCCTTCCCCACTCGTATCACTGATACCGATTATTGTACTTGTTCTATTATTATTCGCTACTATCCATACTTTCGGCAGCGACGCACTGAGTGGCGGCAGCCAAGTGTCACTGCTTACTACCACCGCAGTCTGTATCCTTATCGGCATGGCATTCTACAAAATTCCATGGAAAGACTACGAGCTGGCTATTACAAACAACGTAGCCGGAGTGACAACTGCTATCATTATCCTGCTGATTATTGGTGCGCTCAGCGGTATCTGGATGATTAGCGGTGTAGTGCCTACGCTGATTTATTATGGAATGCAGATTATCCACCCAAGTTTCTTCCTTGCATCCACCTGCATTATCTGCGTACTGATTTCAGTCATGACCGGAAGTTCGTGGACTACAATTGCCACTATCGGTATCGCATTAATGGGGATCGGTAAGGCGCAGGGATTTGAAGAAGGTTGGATTGCAGGAGCGATTATCTCCGGTGCCTATTTTGGCGACAAGGTATCTCCATTGTCGGAAACTACCATATTGGCAGCCTCCGTCACAGACACTCCCCTCTTCCGCCATATCCGCTACATGATGATAACCACGATTCCTTCTCTTGTCATTACCCTGATTATTTTCACCGTAGCGGGATTCTCACATGATGCCAACAATACGCAACATATCACGGAGGTGGCCGCCGCACTGAATGAGAAGTTCCATATCACACCATGGCTTCTGATTGTTCCGGTCGCCACGGGAATATTGATTGCACGTAAGGTACCTTCTATCATTACGCTGTTCCTGTCAACATTGCTGGCAGGCATCTTTGCCCTGATATTTCAACCGGATTTATTACAGGAGATTTCGGGAATGGCTGCCTCCGGCTTCGATTCGCTGTTCAAAGGACTGATGATGACCTTCTACGGAAGTACAAGTCTGCATACAGATAATGCCGTTTTGACAGATTTAATCGCTACACGTGGCATGTCCGGCATGATGAATACGATTTGGCTGATCTTATGTGCCATGTGCTTTGGCGGAGCGATGACAGCCAGCGGTATGTTGGGAAGTATCACTTCTATCTTTGTCCGTTTTATGAAGAAAACAGTCAGCGTGGTGGGAGCTACGGTTTGTTCCGGGTTGTTCCTCAATCTGGCAACTGCCGACCAATACATCAGTATCATTCTGACCGGAAATATGTTCCGCGACATTTATGCTAAAAAAGGTTACGAAAGTTGTTTGCTGAGCCGGACGACCGAGGATTCAGTAACCGTTACATCCGTGCTGATCCCCTGGAATACCTGCGGGATGACGCAGGCTACAATACTAAGCGTCCCCACATTGGTATATCTTCCCTATTGTTTTTTCAACATTATCAGCCCTTTAATGAGTATTGCCGTCGCAGCGATCGGATATAAAATTGCGCGACGCTCGTGA